A window of the Teredinibacter franksiae genome harbors these coding sequences:
- the rplC gene encoding 50S ribosomal protein L3 gives MTIGIVGRKSGMTRIFTDDGLSVPVTVVEVEPNRITQVKSVETDGYAAVQVTVGSRRASRVTKAEAGHFAKAQTEAGRGVWELRNEVGSEFEVGGQITVEAFEAGQKVDVTGTSKGKGFAGGVKRWNFSMQDATHGNSLSHRAPGSIGMCQTPGRVFKGKKMAGHMGAERSTTQNLEVVRVDVERNLLLIKGAVPGAPGGDVIVRPAIKLRNS, from the coding sequence ATGACGATTGGAATTGTCGGCCGCAAAAGCGGTATGACACGCATTTTTACTGACGACGGTTTATCCGTTCCTGTCACTGTGGTTGAGGTCGAACCCAACCGCATCACTCAGGTTAAGAGTGTAGAAACCGACGGTTATGCAGCAGTGCAAGTAACCGTAGGGTCTCGTCGAGCCTCCCGTGTTACCAAGGCGGAAGCAGGTCACTTTGCTAAAGCGCAAACCGAAGCCGGTCGCGGTGTTTGGGAGTTGCGTAATGAAGTTGGTTCTGAATTCGAGGTTGGTGGTCAAATTACTGTTGAGGCTTTCGAAGCTGGACAGAAAGTTGATGTAACGGGCACATCTAAAGGTAAGGGTTTTGCTGGTGGTGTAAAGCGTTGGAATTTTTCAATGCAAGATGCTACGCACGGCAACTCTCTCTCGCACCGAGCCCCTGGTTCTATTGGTATGTGTCAGACTCCTGGCCGCGTCTTTAAAGGCAAAAAAATGGCTGGTCACATGGGTGCTGAACGCTCAACTACTCAGAATTTGGAAGTGGTTAGGGTCGATGTTGAGCGCAACTTGCTGCTTATTAAGGGTGCCGTA